In one window of Episyrphus balteatus chromosome 3, idEpiBalt1.1, whole genome shotgun sequence DNA:
- the LOC129917187 gene encoding V-type proton ATPase subunit B, with translation MSRLNAQQAHKEHVLAVSRDFISQPRLTYKTVSGVNGPLVILDEVKFPKFAEIVQLRLNDGTVRSGQVLEVSGSKAVVQVFEGTSGIDAKNTLCEFTGDILRTPVSEDMLGRVFNGSGKPIDKGPPILAEDFLDIQGQPINPWSRIYPEEMIQTGISAIDVMNSIARGQKIPIFSAAGLPHNEIAAQICRQAGLVKTPGKSVLDDHEDNFAIVFAAMGVNMETARFFKQDFEENGSMENVCLFLNLANDPTIERIITPRLALTAAEFLAYQCEKHVLVILTDMSSYAEALREVSAAREEVPGRRGFPGYMYTDLATIYERAGRVEGRNGSITQIPILTMPNDDITHPIPDLTGYITEGQIYVDRQLHNRQIYPPVNVLPSLSRLMKSAIGEGMTRKDHSDVSNQLYACYAIGKDVQAMKAVVGEEALTPDDLLYLEFLSKFEKNFISQGNYENRTVFESLDIGWQLLRIFPKEMLKRIPASILAEFYPRDSRH, from the exons atgtctcgtCTTAACGCCCAACAAGCCCACAAGGAACATGTCCTTGCTGTTTCTCGGGATTTCATTTCTCAACCACGATTga cCTACAAAACTGTGTCCGGTGTAAACGGACCCTTGGTCATCTTGGATGAGGTGAAATTCCCCAAGTTTGCCGAAATTGTGCAACTTCGTTTGAATGATGGCACTGTTCGTTCCGGACAGGTGCTCGAAGTGAGCGGCTCCAAAGCCGTCGTTCAAGTGTTCGAAGGTACATCAGGTATTGATGCCAAGAACACTCTTTGTGAATTCACCGGTGACATTTTGCGTACCCCCGTGTCCGAAGACATGTTGGGACGTGTGTTCAACGGTTCTGGTAAACCCATCGACAAGGGACCCCCAATTTTGGCCGAAGATTTCCTTGACATCCAAGGTCAACCCATTAACCCATGGTCGCGTATTTACCCCGAGGAAATGATCCAAACCGGTATCTCCGCCATCGATGTGATGAACTCGATTGCTCGTGGTCAAAAGATTCCCATTTTCTCTGCTGCTGGTCTGCCCCACAACGAAATTGCCGCTCAAATCTGTCGTCAAGCTGGTTTGGTTAAGACCCCTGGCAAGTCTGTGCTCGATGATCATGAGGATAACTTCGCTATTGTATTCGCCGCTATGGGTGTCAACATGGAAACTGCTCGTTTCTTCAAGCAGGACTTCGAAGAGAACGGTTCCATGGAGAATGTGTGTTTGTTCTTGAACTTGGCCAACGATCCAACCATTGAACGTATTATTACTCCACGTTTGGCTTTGACAGCCGCCGAATTCTTGGCCTACCAATGCGAGAAGCACGTCTTGGTCATTCTAACCGACATGTCCTCATACGCCGAAGCCTTGCGTGAGGTATCAGCTGCCCGTGAAGAAGTGCCCGGTCGTCGTGGTTTCCCCGGTTACATGTACACAGATTTGGCCACCATCTATGAGCGTGCCGGACGTGTTGAAGGTCGTAACGGATCAATCACCCAAATTCCCATTCTTACTATGCCCAACGACGATATTACCCATCCAATTCCTGATTTGACTGGATATATTACCGAAGGACAGATTTACGTTGATCGTCAATTGCACAACAGACAGATCTATCCACCAGTCAATGTGTTGCCATCATTGTCACGTTTGATGAAGTCTGCCATTGGTGAGGGCATGACCAGGAAGGATCACTCTGATGTGTCGAATCAGTTGTATGCTTGTTATGCTATTGGTAAGGATGTGCAAGCCATGAAGGCTGTCGTCGGTGAGGAGGCTTTGACTCCTGATGATTTGCTATACTTGGAATTCTTGAGTAAATTCGAAAAGAACTTTATCTCGCAG GGTAACTATGAAAACCGCACAGTATTCGAGTCTCTCGATATCGGCTGGCAGTTGCTGCGTATCTTCCCCAAGGAAATGCTTAAGCGAATCCCAGCTTCCATCCTCGCGGAATTCTACCCAAGAGACTCTCGTCACTAA